One Treponema sp. J25 genomic window carries:
- a CDS encoding ABC transporter ATP-binding protein, with translation MKKKNSNFLRFLAYIKPYGWAIFLAAIGGVVKFTLPLVVPQLTRYLIDEVFPSTVLSTPEKIHALLFATGSVILLFLFVWAPFTYVRHYFAGVAGNRSVFDLRCDLYQHVLRMSASFFNRQRSGNVVSRLIQDVAQAQNMVGNALTNIWIDGAAIIAILYFLFNIDGFMTWVALANFPVYIFFFRFLGTRIKANSHAVQQGIEVMSGVVQERVAGNVIIRAFTGEEREQKAFVELSDELLGTTMKSVHLQSLNMMISGVLTNIAPLVVIIVGGLRVISGALTVGELVAITMYLNPLYLPLQRFSELNAVFSTSMAAIDRIFELMDMKPEIKEREGARDIEHIKGEVAFHDVNFGYHSGYLILKHLNFRVKAGQRIAIVGRSGSGKTTIVNLIPRFYDPTSGAITIDGIDVRDFTLQSLRRHIGMVLQDPILFSGTIRENLLYGRPTAKKEELLVALQEANAYDFVMQLPRGIDTEVGERGLLLSGGQKQRLTIARAFLKDPAILILDEATSALDTESEALIQDSLNRLMENRTTFIIAHRLSTIQQADLILVLDQGSIVEIGTHEELLERGTVYRTLYARQFSAVSSA, from the coding sequence ATGAAAAAAAAGAACTCCAATTTTTTACGTTTTCTTGCCTATATAAAGCCATACGGATGGGCAATTTTTCTGGCTGCGATAGGGGGCGTTGTTAAGTTTACCCTTCCCCTCGTGGTGCCCCAACTTACCCGGTATCTTATCGACGAGGTGTTCCCTTCCACGGTATTGAGCACCCCCGAAAAAATTCATGCCCTGCTCTTTGCTACCGGGTCAGTCATTTTGCTTTTTCTTTTTGTCTGGGCCCCTTTTACGTATGTTCGACATTATTTTGCCGGTGTGGCCGGTAATCGCTCTGTCTTTGATCTTCGGTGTGATTTGTACCAGCATGTGTTGCGGATGTCCGCGTCTTTTTTTAACCGTCAGCGGTCAGGAAATGTGGTGTCCCGGCTTATTCAGGATGTGGCGCAGGCTCAAAATATGGTGGGGAATGCCCTCACCAATATCTGGATTGATGGGGCGGCGATTATCGCGATCCTGTATTTCTTATTCAATATTGATGGTTTTATGACCTGGGTGGCCCTGGCGAATTTCCCGGTGTATATCTTCTTTTTTCGGTTCTTGGGAACCCGTATAAAAGCGAATAGCCACGCCGTTCAACAGGGCATAGAGGTAATGTCCGGAGTGGTCCAGGAACGAGTGGCGGGGAACGTGATTATTCGGGCCTTTACCGGCGAAGAACGGGAACAAAAGGCCTTCGTGGAATTGTCTGATGAGCTTCTGGGAACGACGATGAAGAGTGTGCATCTGCAGTCCCTGAATATGATGATTAGCGGGGTGCTTACCAACATAGCGCCCTTAGTGGTTATCATTGTGGGAGGGCTGCGGGTGATTAGTGGGGCCCTCACGGTGGGGGAACTCGTGGCGATTACCATGTACTTAAATCCCCTGTATCTCCCCTTGCAGCGCTTCTCTGAGCTCAATGCGGTGTTTTCTACTTCCATGGCTGCCATCGATCGAATCTTTGAACTCATGGATATGAAACCGGAAATAAAAGAGCGGGAAGGGGCTCGAGACATTGAGCATATTAAAGGGGAAGTAGCCTTTCATGATGTAAATTTTGGCTATCATAGTGGGTACCTTATTTTAAAGCACCTCAATTTTAGGGTAAAAGCAGGCCAGCGGATCGCCATCGTGGGAAGAAGCGGTTCGGGGAAGACTACTATTGTCAACCTTATCCCCCGTTTTTACGATCCTACCAGTGGCGCTATTACGATTGACGGGATAGATGTCCGGGATTTTACCTTACAATCGCTGCGGCGCCATATTGGTATGGTCTTGCAAGACCCGATTTTGTTTAGCGGAACCATTCGAGAAAACCTTTTGTACGGACGACCCACGGCGAAAAAAGAAGAACTCCTCGTGGCATTGCAGGAAGCAAATGCCTATGATTTTGTGATGCAACTTCCCCGGGGAATTGATACGGAAGTTGGCGAGCGGGGTCTGCTGCTTTCAGGAGGGCAAAAGCAACGGCTTACCATTGCCCGGGCCTTTTTAAAGGATCCCGCCATCCTTATTCTGGACGAAGCCACGAGCGCCCTGGATACGGAGTCGGAGGCGCTAATTCAGGATTCGTTGAATCGGCTAATGGAAAACAGGACCACCTTTATCATTGCTCACCGCCTATCTACAATACAACAGGCGGATCTTATTCTGGTGCTGGATCAGGGTTCAATTGTGGAGATAGGAACCCATGAAGAACTCCTTGAGCGGGGAACCGTATATCGTACCCTGTATGCCCGTCAGTTTTCTGCGGTTTCTTCTGCGTAG
- a CDS encoding NAD+ synthase, protein MRIALAQIDTTIADFGGTCEKVIHFTKEAKTKGAQMILFPELALGGYPPMDLLDQESFADFSEKALRRLQQEVPPDIAVAIGYVARNRHTQGKALVNAYGVILNGALVFEQEKTLLPTYDVFDEARYFESARKRAVFSYQGLRIGFAICEDMWRESDNPSIHYEIDPIRELLDQGAQIICVPSASPYYAYKMEQRVALTEKICRRGNVPLIYLNLVGANDSIIFDGRSFVAEPHPNGKVSLSLVGPAFEEALLYWDWEEKKGHLFPGSTAPTDRPPSPPREMLSTAQSSLGLSGSSHHQELKQQEDSELDLIEKALVTGIRGYMKKCGFSRAHLGLSGGIDSALVAYLAVQAIGKENVVAFGLPSRFSSRGSRDDAQELAKNLGIRFEMLSIEPAFTAYLQTLEPVFEGRPFDLAEENLQARIRGTLLMAYSNKFNSMLLTTGNKSELAMGYCTLYGDMAGALAPIGDLLKIEVYALCRRINARYEQGGHKPVFPEAILTKAPSAELRPNQVDQDSLPPYEILDEILKLYVLENLSKVEIVQRGWDEALVSRVITAVARAEYKRRQAPPVLKVSRRAFGMGRRMPIARIIYEG, encoded by the coding sequence ATGCGTATTGCCCTTGCTCAAATTGATACGACCATCGCAGATTTTGGGGGAACCTGCGAAAAGGTTATTCATTTTACGAAGGAAGCGAAAACCAAAGGGGCCCAGATGATTCTGTTCCCCGAATTGGCCCTCGGCGGCTATCCTCCCATGGATCTTCTGGACCAGGAATCTTTTGCAGATTTTTCTGAGAAAGCCCTTCGAAGGCTTCAACAGGAGGTGCCCCCGGATATTGCCGTGGCGATTGGCTATGTGGCCCGGAACCGCCATACCCAGGGGAAAGCCCTGGTGAACGCCTATGGGGTTATTCTGAATGGAGCCCTTGTTTTTGAACAGGAAAAAACACTCCTTCCCACCTACGATGTGTTTGATGAAGCCCGTTATTTCGAAAGCGCCCGGAAACGGGCGGTCTTTTCGTACCAGGGGCTACGCATCGGTTTTGCCATCTGCGAAGACATGTGGCGGGAATCGGACAACCCTTCGATCCACTACGAAATTGATCCTATCCGGGAGTTACTCGACCAGGGGGCCCAAATTATCTGCGTCCCCTCTGCCTCGCCTTACTATGCCTACAAGATGGAGCAGCGGGTAGCCCTGACAGAGAAAATCTGCCGGCGAGGGAATGTACCGCTTATTTACCTGAATCTGGTAGGGGCCAATGACTCCATCATTTTCGATGGCCGCTCTTTTGTGGCAGAACCCCATCCTAACGGGAAGGTTTCTCTTTCCCTGGTAGGCCCTGCTTTTGAAGAGGCCCTCCTCTATTGGGATTGGGAGGAAAAAAAAGGACATCTTTTCCCAGGAAGCACCGCGCCTACCGATAGGCCTCCCTCGCCTCCCCGGGAGATGCTTTCGACCGCGCAGTCCTCTCTGGGGCTTTCTGGATCATCTCATCATCAAGAGCTGAAGCAGCAAGAAGACAGCGAACTCGACCTTATCGAAAAGGCCCTGGTTACGGGCATCCGGGGATACATGAAAAAGTGCGGTTTTTCCCGGGCCCACCTGGGACTTTCGGGGGGCATCGATTCGGCCCTGGTAGCATACCTGGCGGTACAGGCTATCGGAAAAGAAAACGTGGTTGCCTTTGGGCTTCCTTCCCGCTTTTCTTCCCGGGGTTCCCGGGACGATGCCCAGGAGCTTGCAAAAAACCTGGGCATCCGTTTCGAAATGCTTTCGATAGAACCGGCCTTTACGGCCTACCTCCAAACCCTTGAACCGGTATTTGAAGGACGCCCCTTTGATCTAGCGGAAGAAAACCTTCAGGCCCGCATTCGGGGAACCCTGCTCATGGCCTACTCAAACAAATTTAACTCCATGCTCCTTACCACCGGCAATAAAAGTGAACTCGCCATGGGGTATTGTACCCTGTACGGCGATATGGCCGGGGCCCTGGCTCCCATCGGGGATCTCTTAAAAATAGAGGTATATGCCCTCTGTCGGCGTATCAATGCTCGCTACGAGCAGGGGGGCCACAAGCCGGTATTTCCCGAAGCCATTTTAACCAAGGCGCCTTCCGCGGAGCTCCGCCCGAATCAGGTGGATCAGGACAGCCTTCCCCCCTACGAAATTCTCGATGAGATCCTTAAACTCTACGTGCTTGAAAACCTTTCTAAGGTAGAAATCGTACAGCGAGGATGGGACGAGGCCCTAGTAAGTCGGGTTATCACCGCGGTGGCCCGGGCAGAATACAAACGGCGTCAGGCCCCGCCGGTACTGAAAGTATCACGCCGGGCCTTCGGGATGGGGCGGCGCATGCCCATCGCCCGGATCATCTACGAAGGATAA